One window of the Candidatus Jettenia sp. genome contains the following:
- a CDS encoding glycosyltransferase family 9 protein yields MVRPGKSLPKKIAVFRALQLGDLLCAVPAFRALRIALPNSKITLIGLPWAKSFVDRFPNYFDDFLEFPGYPGLPEIVPQVKKIPTFFKAAQEKRFDLAIQMHGSGIFANPITVMLGANVNAGFFLYREYCPDTDRFMPYPTSEHEIWRYLRLIEFLGIPIQGDHLEFPLFQKDERDFSSLDKIAHLQAHEYICIHPGARLPSRRWLIERFARVADTLAISGLKIVLTGSADEIQLNEAVGANMKMPFINLAGQTNLGTLAILLKKARLLICNDTGVSHIAAALRVPSIVIVAGSDPSRWAPLDYQRHRIVYHHIDCRPCFFSTCPVGYPCANGVSAETVISQAKKLLQQNLHVKKEGVLNAPVTDINLACTR; encoded by the coding sequence ATGGTTCGTCCTGGTAAATCACTCCCAAAAAAGATTGCTGTTTTTCGCGCACTTCAGTTAGGAGATTTATTATGCGCTGTACCTGCCTTCCGGGCATTAAGAATAGCTCTTCCAAATTCAAAAATTACCCTGATTGGTCTTCCATGGGCAAAGTCTTTCGTGGACCGTTTCCCTAATTACTTCGATGATTTTTTAGAGTTCCCCGGTTATCCCGGTTTGCCCGAGATCGTTCCTCAAGTAAAAAAGATTCCAACTTTTTTTAAGGCCGCGCAGGAAAAGCGCTTCGATTTAGCCATTCAGATGCATGGGAGTGGTATCTTTGCAAATCCGATTACCGTCATGCTCGGCGCAAACGTAAATGCCGGATTTTTTCTTTACCGGGAATATTGTCCTGATACAGACCGTTTCATGCCCTATCCTACCAGTGAACATGAAATTTGGCGATATTTACGATTGATAGAGTTTCTTGGAATTCCAATCCAGGGAGATCATTTGGAATTTCCCTTATTTCAGAAAGACGAAAGAGATTTTTCATCACTGGATAAGATTGCACACTTACAAGCTCATGAGTATATTTGCATCCATCCCGGTGCACGCCTGCCTTCAAGACGATGGCTTATTGAGCGGTTTGCCAGGGTAGCAGATACATTGGCAATAAGTGGATTGAAGATAGTATTAACGGGGTCTGCGGATGAAATTCAACTGAACGAGGCTGTAGGGGCAAACATGAAAATGCCTTTTATAAATTTAGCAGGGCAGACGAATCTTGGTACACTCGCAATCCTTTTGAAAAAAGCGCGGTTACTTATTTGCAATGATACCGGAGTTTCTCATATTGCTGCAGCACTGCGTGTACCAAGTATTGTTATTGTGGCAGGTTCCGATCCTTCACGATGGGCGCCACTTGATTATCAACGTCATCGAATCGTATATCATCACATTGATTGCAGACCTTGTTTTTTCTCAACCTGCCCTGTTGGATATCCATGTGCAAATGGGGTGAGTGCCGAAACGGTTATTTCTCAGGCAAAAAAATTACTTCAGCAGAATCTCCATGTAAAAAAAGAAGGAGTGTTGAATGCGCCCGTTACAGATATTAATTTGGCATGTACACGGTAG
- a CDS encoding glycosyltransferase — MRPLQILIWHVHGSYLYYLTQAFHHTFYLPSKPDRSQGYVGRWGHIPWSDNVYDIPVENIHSLDLDCIVFQSPEHYFQDQYEILSEEQRKLPQIYLEHDPPREHPTDTSHPIDNPNVLLVHVTSFNNLMWNNNRTPTCVIEHGVIIPENVSYRGEIERGLVVVNHLKKRGRRLGHDIFKSVRKKIPLDLVGMEAEKVPGGLGEVRHDLLPAFESRYRFFFHPIRYTSFGLAVCEAMMIGMPIVGLATTEMATVIKNDVSGYIDTNIHTLIDRMKELLHDPLKAHHLGKMARQYAKEHFNIHRFIHDWDKAFQRVTGFSSR; from the coding sequence ATGCGCCCGTTACAGATATTAATTTGGCATGTACACGGTAGTTATCTTTATTATTTAACCCAGGCATTTCATCATACGTTTTATCTTCCTTCAAAACCTGACCGTTCTCAAGGTTATGTCGGGCGCTGGGGACACATACCCTGGTCAGATAATGTTTATGACATCCCCGTAGAGAATATTCACTCACTTGATCTGGATTGTATTGTTTTCCAATCTCCAGAACACTATTTCCAGGACCAATATGAGATTCTCTCGGAAGAGCAGAGGAAGCTTCCACAAATTTATTTGGAACACGATCCACCCCGCGAGCACCCCACAGATACCTCTCATCCTATCGACAACCCAAATGTTCTTTTAGTCCATGTTACTTCTTTTAATAATTTAATGTGGAACAACAACCGAACCCCAACGTGCGTGATCGAACATGGAGTAATCATTCCAGAGAATGTATCCTATAGAGGAGAAATTGAACGCGGTTTGGTCGTGGTTAATCATTTAAAAAAACGAGGCCGTAGATTGGGTCACGATATATTTAAGAGTGTTCGGAAAAAGATCCCCTTAGATTTAGTTGGCATGGAAGCAGAGAAAGTGCCTGGCGGATTAGGGGAAGTACGCCATGATTTATTGCCAGCTTTTGAATCCCGTTACCGGTTTTTCTTTCATCCGATTCGTTATACGAGTTTTGGCTTAGCAGTATGTGAGGCCATGATGATTGGTATGCCCATTGTTGGATTAGCTACAACAGAAATGGCTACCGTTATCAAGAATGACGTTTCTGGTTATATCGATACGAATATTCATACCTTGATTGATCGAATGAAAGAGCTATTACATGATCCTTTAAAAGCACATCATCTCGGGAAAATGGCCCGTCAATATGCAAAAGAACATTTTAATATCCATCGGTTTATTCATGATTGGGATAAAGCTTTTCAACGAGTTACCGGATTTTCTTCCCGGTAA
- a CDS encoding glycosyltransferase produces MINTVKRIAIISEHASPIALFGGVDSGGQNVYVGQLAKNLALLGYEVDVFTRRDNNRLPKIFPWIKGVRIIHVPAGPPEFIPKEDLFPYMTQFTEYTARFLKNNKKYDIIHANFWMSGFVAMNLKRSLGIPFVITFHALGHVRRLHQREADKFPEIRSMIEDCIMKEADHIIAECPQDKEDMIHFYTHAKPEKITIIPCGFDPSELWPMEKNSARTALWFKSDEKLILHLGRMVPRKGVDNVIYGFALCIKNYHINARLIIGGGETSIPELFILSPEIARLQRIASEEGVLDKIYFTGQLSRSELKYYYSAADMFVTTPWYEPFGITPIEAMACGTTVIGSNVGGIKYTVVDGETGFLVSAHCPKELSERMAYLYKRPAVRNIFQKQAIKRANDFFTWERVVADIATLYRRVLYTRSVRLEEEVFSLGDRKLFL; encoded by the coding sequence ATGATAAATACCGTGAAACGTATTGCTATTATTAGTGAACATGCCTCTCCCATCGCCTTATTTGGCGGTGTGGATAGTGGCGGACAAAATGTTTATGTTGGACAACTCGCAAAGAATCTTGCATTGCTTGGCTATGAGGTTGATGTTTTTACACGTCGCGATAATAATCGTTTGCCCAAAATTTTTCCCTGGATAAAAGGGGTACGGATTATTCACGTCCCGGCCGGCCCGCCTGAGTTTATACCAAAAGAGGATTTATTTCCTTACATGACTCAATTTACTGAGTACACAGCCAGGTTTTTAAAAAATAATAAAAAATATGATATCATTCATGCAAATTTTTGGATGTCTGGTTTTGTAGCTATGAATCTGAAGCGTTCCCTGGGAATTCCTTTTGTCATTACATTCCATGCGCTGGGTCATGTTCGTCGCCTGCATCAGCGCGAAGCAGATAAATTTCCTGAGATTCGCTCTATGATTGAGGATTGTATTATGAAAGAGGCTGATCACATTATTGCTGAATGCCCGCAAGACAAAGAGGATATGATTCATTTTTATACTCACGCAAAACCAGAAAAAATTACCATTATTCCTTGTGGTTTTGATCCTTCTGAACTTTGGCCTATGGAAAAAAATTCTGCACGTACCGCCCTTTGGTTTAAATCTGATGAAAAATTGATCCTTCATCTTGGCCGTATGGTTCCCCGAAAAGGAGTTGACAACGTTATTTATGGTTTTGCACTATGTATAAAAAATTATCATATTAACGCCCGGCTTATTATCGGCGGAGGTGAAACTTCAATCCCTGAACTATTTATTCTATCTCCGGAAATCGCCCGCCTTCAACGGATCGCATCTGAAGAAGGGGTTTTAGACAAAATTTATTTTACCGGCCAGTTGAGCCGAAGTGAACTTAAATATTATTACAGCGCTGCAGATATGTTTGTGACAACACCCTGGTATGAACCATTTGGAATTACACCGATTGAAGCAATGGCATGTGGCACTACGGTTATCGGTTCCAATGTTGGAGGAATTAAATATACCGTGGTAGATGGAGAAACAGGCTTTTTAGTTTCTGCTCATTGTCCGAAAGAACTTTCTGAACGTATGGCCTATTTATACAAACGTCCTGCAGTAAGAAATATATTCCAAAAGCAGGCAATCAAACGTGCGAATGATTTTTTTACCTGGGAAAGGGTCGTTGCTGATATTGCAACTCTTTATAGAAGAGTCTTATATACCCGTTCTGTGAGATTGGAAGAAGAAGTTTTTTCCCTGGGAGACCGAAAACTTTTCCTTTGA
- a CDS encoding MFS transporter — MKIKSKEGSDPSLAVKISESLHYCWIEGITTSITMGILDYYLVPYALFLGATTQQVGFLAATPPLFSSIALLFAVKAVHLAGNSRLRLLLSGIGIQCIILMLISILSLFHLSGRPVILISLISIFGVLGTIIGPSWGSLVSDYLPPNQRGLYFGDRSRAIGVTGVLGLCLWGAVLALMKKISISTGFFLVFLGATLFRFASLYYMSKMIDLPLHKSTESDFTFTKFLFRFKESNFVKFIFYVASISFSVQLATPYFNIYLLKELHFNYLTYMMIHLGSVIAGLIAFPIWGRHADLVGNARILKITSFIIPVVPALWLFSANPFYLGVVNALAGFVWSGFNLCTTNFIYDAVSAQKRLRCLGYFNLINGGAIFAGASLGGFLAERVSPLWGSRLLTIFLISAILRFLADFFLSRHFTEVRASTKKVSSTELFFSVVGVRPLEGINTEFEIFPSFRQLMKLRKKSKRTRKTRKTMKKQKQSH, encoded by the coding sequence ATGAAAATAAAAAGTAAAGAAGGATCAGACCCATCGTTAGCCGTAAAAATTAGCGAAAGCCTTCACTATTGCTGGATAGAAGGAATTACCACATCTATCACGATGGGGATTTTAGATTATTATCTCGTTCCGTATGCCCTTTTTTTAGGGGCGACTACCCAGCAGGTAGGTTTTCTTGCTGCAACTCCTCCCCTGTTTTCCTCCATTGCCCTCCTATTTGCAGTAAAGGCTGTTCATCTGGCAGGCAATAGCCGATTACGCTTATTACTTTCCGGAATAGGAATTCAATGTATCATTTTAATGCTCATCTCGATACTCTCTTTGTTTCATCTCTCAGGAAGACCGGTAATTCTTATCTCTTTAATTTCTATTTTTGGGGTGTTGGGTACGATCATTGGACCCTCATGGGGAAGTCTTGTTAGCGATTATCTTCCACCAAATCAGCGTGGGCTTTATTTTGGAGATAGGTCGCGTGCAATTGGAGTTACCGGAGTTTTAGGCCTGTGCCTGTGGGGAGCTGTGCTTGCCCTCATGAAGAAAATATCTATCTCAACAGGATTCTTTCTGGTTTTCCTGGGGGCAACGCTTTTTCGTTTTGCATCCCTTTACTATATGTCCAAAATGATCGATTTGCCGCTTCATAAATCAACAGAGAGCGATTTCACTTTTACAAAATTTCTTTTCCGTTTTAAAGAAAGTAATTTTGTAAAATTCATCTTTTACGTTGCAAGTATTAGTTTTTCTGTACAACTTGCAACCCCCTATTTTAATATTTACCTGCTCAAGGAACTTCATTTTAACTACCTCACCTACATGATGATACATCTTGGTAGTGTAATAGCCGGCCTTATTGCATTTCCTATTTGGGGAAGGCATGCAGATCTTGTTGGTAATGCGAGAATTTTAAAAATTACCAGTTTTATCATTCCTGTAGTTCCTGCTTTATGGCTTTTTTCTGCAAATCCATTTTATTTAGGTGTTGTTAATGCACTTGCTGGTTTTGTATGGAGTGGCTTTAATTTATGCACAACGAATTTCATCTACGATGCAGTAAGCGCTCAAAAACGGTTGAGGTGCCTGGGATACTTCAATTTAATTAATGGAGGCGCTATTTTTGCCGGGGCTTCACTGGGTGGTTTTCTGGCTGAACGGGTTTCACCTCTTTGGGGTTCCCGGTTGTTAACAATATTTTTGATTTCTGCGATTCTTCGTTTTCTTGCGGATTTTTTTCTCTCAAGACATTTTACTGAAGTTCGTGCATCTACAAAAAAAGTATCCAGTACCGAACTTTTCTTTAGTGTCGTTGGTGTAAGGCCATTAGAAGGAATAAACACTGAATTCGAGATCTTTCCCTCATTCCGGCAACTCATGAAGCTACGAAAAAAATCAAAAAGAACAAGGAAAACACGGAAAACGATGAAAAAGCAGAAACAATCTCATTGA
- a CDS encoding S8 family serine peptidase has product MRGKVFLSIMFALSMVLSNSIGAMADEIQKKKLGYGFEPGLVAGKDYVAGQLIVGIKEGMSTLAIFKVANASGGKLVKKMGNTAVLLQFSSEEAVKDAAHSLIKLPNVSFVERNGFMSIPPKPLLPDIRGQKNKGLQNKNSIPGDMNAQSVSADAGTGYQWHLTVIRKTAALGVLSATPPTVAVIDTGVDYTHPDLSGKVFLGKNCVTNNFDPYDDNGHGTHVAGIIAAKAGNGQYGEGVSPNSKILAVKVLSASGSGTFFDVAEGMKYARTAVTTPPTKVINMSLGGPASALVAAEVLAIKNAGKVLVAAAGNSNTTTPSYPGGDVNTALRVMATEENDARAWFSNFSPSATPSQYNIAAPGWEILSTVPAAGYEPMSGTSMASPVVAGAAALVWGQLPALTRDGLVARLVTKGKLISKGFPARARRVDVRQALLGTTERAIVGRILDPATGKAPSSPLAPVSARLFSGVTPLALDLTNSGGSYEMTGLGTGTSRILRGNKGGYANAMVRNNITIASVAGPYTDALPKSRATGNATITIDWSTVQPIVDTTGCIDGCNGWEFDLWVRLPNGSYVYWGNPGDFMTSPFVGWPRDSFADYEPLETIVIGNSASNGVYKVFVDKYPYTTYFSPSWTGSQMSAQIYNGATSIGTLYSPPVSCGTNRYWHIGNLTKNGTSYVWTNVNICTNTIP; this is encoded by the coding sequence ATGAGAGGAAAGGTTTTTTTATCCATTATGTTTGCCCTATCTATGGTATTGTCCAATTCGATAGGTGCAATGGCAGATGAAATACAGAAGAAAAAACTCGGATACGGTTTTGAGCCTGGGCTGGTTGCCGGGAAAGATTATGTTGCAGGTCAGTTGATCGTTGGGATTAAAGAAGGCATGAGCACGCTTGCTATTTTCAAGGTAGCTAATGCATCAGGAGGCAAACTGGTAAAGAAAATGGGGAATACTGCTGTTCTGCTGCAGTTCTCATCCGAAGAAGCAGTAAAGGATGCTGCTCATTCTCTTATCAAACTTCCCAATGTATCGTTTGTTGAAAGAAACGGTTTTATGAGTATTCCGCCCAAGCCGCTTCTTCCTGATATAAGAGGGCAGAAGAATAAAGGATTACAGAATAAAAATTCTATCCCTGGCGATATGAATGCTCAATCCGTATCTGCAGATGCGGGAACTGGATACCAGTGGCATCTTACCGTAATAAGAAAGACAGCAGCGCTTGGGGTGCTTTCTGCTACACCGCCAACCGTTGCAGTAATTGATACCGGTGTGGATTACACCCATCCCGATCTTTCCGGTAAGGTCTTTTTAGGGAAAAACTGTGTTACAAATAATTTCGACCCTTACGATGATAATGGGCATGGTACTCATGTTGCAGGGATTATTGCAGCAAAGGCAGGTAACGGTCAGTATGGAGAAGGGGTAAGTCCGAATTCTAAAATATTAGCCGTGAAGGTTCTTTCAGCCAGTGGATCTGGTACCTTTTTCGATGTTGCAGAAGGTATGAAATACGCAAGAACAGCGGTTACAACACCTCCTACAAAAGTGATAAATATGAGCCTTGGAGGTCCTGCCAGCGCGCTCGTTGCTGCTGAGGTGCTTGCTATCAAAAATGCAGGAAAGGTGCTTGTAGCGGCTGCCGGTAATTCTAACACTACCACTCCTTCATATCCTGGAGGTGATGTGAATACCGCCCTTCGGGTTATGGCTACGGAAGAGAATGATGCCAGGGCATGGTTTTCAAACTTCAGCCCATCTGCAACCCCAAGTCAATATAATATTGCGGCACCTGGATGGGAAATATTATCGACGGTTCCTGCGGCAGGATATGAACCTATGTCAGGCACTTCTATGGCATCACCGGTAGTAGCCGGGGCAGCCGCCCTTGTGTGGGGACAGTTGCCGGCCCTTACGCGGGATGGCTTGGTTGCGAGGCTTGTAACGAAAGGAAAATTGATAAGCAAGGGTTTTCCCGCTAGAGCCCGAAGGGTCGATGTACGTCAGGCGTTACTCGGTACTACTGAGAGAGCTATCGTGGGAAGGATACTTGACCCAGCTACCGGCAAGGCGCCTAGTTCACCTCTTGCTCCAGTAAGTGCCAGATTATTCTCAGGAGTTACACCGCTAGCGCTTGATTTAACGAACAGTGGTGGTTCCTATGAGATGACAGGGCTTGGAACAGGTACGAGCAGAATACTGAGAGGAAATAAGGGTGGATATGCAAATGCAATGGTAAGAAACAATATTACTATTGCTTCGGTAGCAGGACCATATACAGACGCCCTTCCCAAATCAAGGGCAACCGGGAATGCTACGATTACCATTGACTGGTCGACCGTGCAGCCTATAGTAGATACTACGGGTTGTATTGATGGCTGCAATGGTTGGGAATTTGATCTTTGGGTGAGATTGCCAAATGGATCGTATGTCTATTGGGGTAACCCAGGAGATTTCATGACTTCACCGTTTGTTGGATGGCCTCGTGATTCATTTGCGGATTATGAGCCTCTGGAAACGATTGTCATTGGGAACTCGGCATCGAACGGAGTTTATAAGGTATTTGTAGATAAGTATCCTTATACGACATACTTTAGTCCATCATGGACTGGCTCGCAAATGTCTGCCCAGATATATAACGGTGCAACCTCCATTGGAACGTTGTATAGTCCGCCCGTAAGCTGCGGAACGAATAGATACTGGCATATTGGTAACCTAACGAAAAATGGAACTTCTTATGTCTGGACAAATGTTAATATTTGCACAAATACCATACCTTAA
- a CDS encoding HEAT repeat domain-containing protein, whose protein sequence is MKIAWKEQRLSVIAEKAPLSDILYQISCQTRIEIHGSERLQEPVSICFSGLTLHESLKKLLSHVNYAIFMKAASHGEILPTRLLIIGHRPVSSLESIVFQEDEKSEGGLFYNNLQGLDLNTRLVKIQELLEINHPHIEDILYSATRDSDPLIREIAYKQLHERGYRSVAGLLLNDSRSPNTDIRKTAISLLGELFGSGELFGSDAMEILKDATEDDNTDIRHMAFNQLSHLSAQDGLLILRARLTHPDPEIRIMAIEAMTSKGEEFALEAARVVLHDSDELVRSKAEGLMYELEARKEVREE, encoded by the coding sequence TTGAAAATTGCATGGAAAGAGCAGCGTCTCAGTGTAATCGCAGAGAAGGCTCCGCTCTCAGACATACTTTACCAGATTTCTTGCCAGACACGAATAGAGATTCATGGTTCAGAGCGTCTTCAAGAGCCAGTGAGTATCTGCTTTTCCGGGCTTACCCTTCATGAGAGCTTAAAAAAACTTCTGTCCCATGTAAATTACGCTATTTTTATGAAAGCAGCTTCTCATGGTGAAATATTACCAACCCGCCTGCTGATCATAGGACACCGGCCTGTTTCATCCTTAGAGTCTATCGTTTTTCAGGAGGATGAGAAATCGGAAGGTGGGCTTTTCTATAATAATCTTCAAGGTCTCGACCTCAACACGCGTCTTGTAAAGATTCAAGAACTTTTAGAAATAAATCATCCGCATATAGAGGATATTCTTTACTCAGCAACGAGAGATTCAGACCCCTTAATCAGAGAGATTGCATATAAACAACTTCATGAAAGGGGCTATAGAAGCGTTGCCGGTTTACTTCTTAACGACAGTCGAAGTCCGAACACTGATATTCGCAAAACAGCTATTTCGTTACTGGGAGAACTGTTTGGTTCAGGTGAGTTATTTGGCTCAGATGCAATGGAAATATTAAAAGATGCAACGGAAGATGATAATACTGACATACGGCATATGGCATTCAACCAGCTATCTCATCTGTCTGCTCAGGATGGATTACTTATTTTAAGGGCGAGATTAACTCATCCTGATCCTGAAATAAGGATAATGGCAATAGAGGCAATGACATCCAAAGGCGAAGAATTTGCCCTTGAAGCAGCAAGAGTAGTTCTCCACGATAGCGATGAATTAGTGCGTAGCAAGGCAGAAGGGCTTATGTATGAGTTAGAGGCAAGAAAGGAGGTAAGAGAAGAATAA
- the moeB gene encoding molybdopterin-synthase adenylyltransferase MoeB, which yields MSSPFTEEQIKRYSRHIILPEVGGKGQLKLLKAKVFLVGAGGLGSPAAFYLAAAGVGKIGIADSDCVDHSNLQRQILHATKDVGRSKAISAKETLEALNPDIEVIPYTDRLNSENILDIIKDYDVILDGADNFPTRYLVNDACVFLKKPLSHGSIFRFEGQVTTIIPFDGPCYRCLYEMPPPPGLVPSCQEAGVLGVLPGVIGSIQATEVVKLILGKGQILKGKLLIYDSLNMEFKKVKIHRNPNCPVCSDKATIKELIDYEEFCQTHA from the coding sequence ATGTCATCGCCATTTACAGAAGAACAGATAAAGCGTTACTCACGTCACATTATTCTCCCTGAAGTTGGGGGAAAGGGCCAATTGAAACTTTTAAAGGCGAAGGTATTTCTCGTAGGCGCAGGGGGTCTTGGCTCTCCGGCTGCATTTTATCTTGCTGCTGCAGGAGTCGGAAAGATCGGTATCGCAGATAGTGACTGTGTAGACCATTCAAATTTGCAGCGACAAATTTTACATGCTACCAAAGATGTCGGCCGTTCAAAAGCTATCTCTGCCAAAGAAACCCTTGAGGCACTAAATCCCGATATAGAGGTAATCCCTTATACAGATCGTTTGAATTCAGAAAATATCCTTGATATCATCAAAGATTACGATGTAATTCTCGATGGCGCCGATAACTTCCCTACAAGATATCTTGTGAATGATGCCTGCGTTTTTCTTAAGAAACCGCTTTCCCACGGTTCTATCTTCCGTTTTGAGGGACAGGTTACAACAATCATACCTTTTGATGGGCCTTGCTATCGCTGTTTATATGAGATGCCCCCTCCCCCCGGATTGGTACCCTCCTGTCAGGAGGCGGGGGTATTAGGCGTGTTGCCAGGAGTAATAGGTTCTATTCAGGCTACAGAAGTTGTAAAATTAATTCTTGGTAAAGGGCAGATTTTAAAGGGAAAATTGCTTATTTATGATTCATTAAATATGGAATTTAAAAAGGTTAAGATACACAGGAATCCTAACTGTCCGGTATGCAGCGATAAAGCTACCATCAAAGAGCTTATTGACTATGAAGAATTCTGCCAGACTCATGCTTAA
- a CDS encoding rhodanese-like domain-containing protein, which yields MAIKRYIRVTSLLVGMILFLNTMMGILIFKKLHADKEDTKTEVTNITPKQAKELIDHESDIFVLDVRTEEEYDKVHLKNANLIPIQELEQNIERIPKDKKVIVHCAAGVRSAKACKLLKDKGLKELYNMEGGINKWQEEGYPVEKH from the coding sequence ATGGCTATAAAACGATATATACGAGTAACAAGCTTGCTTGTAGGTATGATCTTATTCTTAAATACTATGATGGGCATCCTTATCTTTAAAAAGCTCCATGCAGATAAAGAGGATACAAAAACAGAAGTAACGAATATAACGCCTAAACAGGCAAAGGAATTGATAGATCATGAAAGCGATATATTTGTGTTAGATGTGCGAACTGAGGAAGAATATGATAAGGTACACTTAAAAAACGCTAATCTTATTCCTATTCAGGAGCTTGAGCAAAATATCGAAAGAATTCCAAAAGATAAGAAAGTAATTGTTCATTGTGCAGCCGGAGTACGTAGTGCAAAGGCATGTAAGCTATTAAAAGATAAAGGATTAAAAGAATTGTACAACATGGAAGGCGGCATTAACAAGTGGCAGGAGGAAGGCTATCCGGTAGAAAAACATTAA
- a CDS encoding SagB/ThcOx family dehydrogenase, whose amino-acid sequence MKSIREYHEATKHSWEKLYQNQHVLDWANQPNPFRTYVDCPKIDLGNSFEKMHSPLSYVWPFTHNKPRNNPVTLNTLSTLLYYSMSISAWKSYPGVEPWSLRVNPSSGDLHPTETHLYIHNVKDIPSGAYHYFVKDHQLEQRVIGDIVPVLWERFDGISKTPPIIIGLHSIFWREAWKYQSRALRYCYLDAGHAMASIMVAAHALGFFVLFVGAFNDDSMRQYLCFDKTDEQLLLFLVIDSEQPIIGTNRKEFPKIDIGASTYTNRLSRKEVDYPLIRLGHILTGKKYRINIPQQDESFVESLPYVTGKQGMKIDTVTPAIEYSLKWTIRHRRSALDFDGRTTLSLSAFHMLMRLLCTPYKADFLIYEIPPLVIPYLYVHRIEGLEKGIYCLDRVQKRLLLMSRGDMQYSAKELSLDQDIAGDSAFAISFLSNFDYAIQMYGDRGYRYIHYEAGFLGQALYLGATAMGYDATGIGAFLDDDVHTFLKTPSEQQVIYHFTVGKRTDDPRISALPAYNHLHDFGEDIK is encoded by the coding sequence ATGAAATCTATTCGTGAATACCATGAGGCAACAAAACATAGTTGGGAGAAACTTTATCAGAATCAGCATGTTCTTGACTGGGCAAATCAACCGAATCCTTTTCGTACCTATGTAGATTGCCCAAAAATAGATTTGGGAAATAGCTTTGAAAAGATGCATAGCCCATTATCTTATGTTTGGCCTTTTACTCATAATAAACCAAGGAATAACCCTGTTACGTTAAATACCTTATCCACACTCCTGTATTATTCAATGTCCATCAGTGCATGGAAATCTTATCCAGGTGTAGAGCCATGGTCGCTGAGGGTAAACCCAAGCAGTGGAGATTTGCATCCTACAGAGACACATCTTTATATTCATAACGTGAAAGATATTCCATCAGGTGCATATCATTATTTTGTGAAAGACCATCAGCTCGAGCAAAGAGTTATCGGAGATATAGTTCCTGTTTTGTGGGAAAGATTTGACGGTATTTCCAAAACACCTCCAATTATTATCGGGTTACATAGTATCTTTTGGCGCGAGGCATGGAAATATCAGTCCAGAGCTTTACGGTACTGCTATCTTGATGCGGGACATGCAATGGCATCGATTATGGTAGCGGCACATGCGCTCGGATTTTTTGTGCTGTTCGTTGGAGCGTTCAATGATGATAGTATGCGCCAATATCTTTGTTTTGATAAGACAGACGAGCAACTACTTTTGTTTTTGGTTATAGATAGTGAGCAACCTATTATTGGTACAAATCGGAAGGAATTTCCAAAGATTGATATAGGCGCCTCAACGTATACAAACAGGCTTTCAAGGAAAGAAGTAGATTATCCGCTTATTCGTCTGGGACACATACTTACTGGTAAAAAGTACCGTATAAATATCCCACAACAAGATGAATCGTTTGTAGAGTCTCTACCCTATGTAACCGGTAAACAAGGTATGAAAATTGATACAGTAACACCGGCGATAGAATATTCACTAAAATGGACTATCAGGCATAGGAGAAGCGCCCTTGACTTTGATGGTAGAACAACGTTGTCTTTATCTGCGTTTCATATGCTTATGCGGCTTTTATGCACTCCGTATAAAGCTGATTTTCTGATCTACGAGATACCGCCATTAGTTATTCCCTACCTCTATGTTCATCGTATAGAAGGCCTGGAAAAAGGTATATACTGCCTTGACAGGGTACAAAAACGGTTACTATTGATGTCCAGAGGTGATATGCAATATAGTGCAAAGGAACTAAGTTTAGATCAGGATATTGCCGGTGACTCGGCTTTTGCCATCAGCTTTCTGAGTAACTTCGATTATGCTATACAAATGTATGGTGATCGAGGATATCGCTATATTCATTACGAGGCAGGATTTTTGGGACAGGCTTTGTATTTAGGCGCTACAGCAATGGGATACGATGCTACTGGTATTGGCGCATTTCTTGATGATGATGTACATACCTTCCTGAAGACACCTTCAGAACAACAAGTAATATACCACTTCACCGTTGGGAAAAGGACCGATGACCCTCGCATCTCAGCACTTCCTGCCTATAACCATCTCCATGATTTCGGGGAAGACATAAAATAG